A single genomic interval of Candidatus Eisenbacteria bacterium harbors:
- a CDS encoding methyltransferase encodes MSQGDVPSPQLINQYLSGHWASIALAAAVEYSVFTRIERGEDTCAALARAAGISTRGAQGLLDGLVGLGLLTTAGGRYATTRESSFYLVEGKPAYLGAWATRLLGPDGELALWTALPDIVKRGRRAEPLVLAEAPFWDKLVVALIPAAWPVAQHVGARLGFASLGPVRMLDVGGGAGVYSAALLTANPQARSTQVDWANVNRIARDYVGKMGVGERFETRDGDLHEVDFGAGIYDLAIYSHIAHGLSPEQNAAAFRRLRRALAPGGTLIVVDFVVNEDRSGPPFALLFHLQMLIGTPEGATWRESDYRRWLGDAGFTRIDVEPTPTGPTAIFAR; translated from the coding sequence ATGTCGCAGGGCGACGTGCCGAGCCCGCAGCTCATCAACCAGTACCTCTCCGGCCATTGGGCGTCGATCGCGCTCGCCGCCGCCGTCGAGTACTCCGTGTTCACGCGCATCGAGCGCGGCGAGGATACGTGCGCCGCGCTCGCGCGCGCGGCCGGCATCTCGACGCGCGGCGCGCAGGGACTGCTGGACGGCCTCGTCGGTCTCGGCCTCCTCACGACGGCCGGCGGCCGGTATGCCACGACGCGCGAGTCGAGCTTCTATCTCGTCGAGGGGAAGCCCGCGTATCTCGGCGCGTGGGCGACGCGCCTGCTCGGCCCCGATGGCGAGCTCGCCCTGTGGACGGCGCTGCCCGACATCGTGAAGCGGGGCCGGCGCGCCGAGCCGCTCGTGCTCGCCGAAGCGCCCTTCTGGGACAAGCTCGTCGTGGCGCTGATCCCCGCGGCGTGGCCCGTGGCGCAGCACGTGGGCGCGCGTCTCGGCTTCGCGTCGCTCGGACCCGTACGGATGCTCGACGTGGGCGGTGGCGCGGGCGTCTACTCGGCGGCGCTGCTGACGGCGAACCCGCAGGCGCGATCGACGCAGGTCGACTGGGCGAACGTGAACCGCATCGCGCGCGACTACGTCGGCAAGATGGGCGTGGGTGAGCGGTTCGAGACCCGCGACGGCGACCTCCACGAGGTGGACTTCGGCGCCGGCATCTACGACCTCGCGATCTACTCGCACATCGCCCACGGCTTGAGCCCCGAGCAGAACGCCGCCGCGTTCCGCCGCCTGCGGCGCGCGCTCGCACCCGGCGGTACGCTCATCGTCGTCGATTTCGTCGTGAACGAGGATCGCAGCGGGCCGCCCTTCGCGCTCCTCTTCCATCTCCAGATGCTGATCGGCACGCCCGAGGGCGCCACCTGGCGCGAGTCGGACTACCGGCGCTGGCTCGGCGACGCGGGCTTCACGCGCATCGACGTCGAGCCCACGCCGACCGGCCCCACGGCGATCTTCGCCCGCTGA
- a CDS encoding gamma-glutamylcyclotransferase family protein, whose protein sequence is MDDAQVWYFAYGSNMSPGTFLERREMRPLETARAFIDGYRLTFDIPVGPGERAVANLAAHGAARTHGVAYLLTVRDAERLDATEGVPRLYYRESVEVRLDARVVPGFTYRSTIAVAGRKPSARYLDLLLDGARRYDLPVDYIRHLESLELAFDERIGAVRT, encoded by the coding sequence ATGGACGATGCCCAGGTCTGGTACTTCGCCTACGGCAGCAACATGAGCCCGGGCACGTTCCTCGAGCGGCGCGAGATGCGCCCGCTCGAAACGGCGCGTGCGTTCATCGACGGCTATCGGCTCACCTTCGACATCCCGGTCGGCCCGGGCGAGCGTGCGGTCGCGAACCTCGCCGCGCACGGCGCCGCGCGCACGCACGGCGTGGCGTATCTGCTCACCGTCCGGGACGCGGAGCGCCTCGATGCGACCGAAGGTGTCCCGCGCCTCTACTACCGGGAGTCCGTGGAGGTGCGGCTCGACGCGCGCGTCGTTCCGGGCTTCACGTATCGCTCGACGATCGCCGTCGCCGGCCGCAAGCCGTCGGCGCGCTATCTGGACCTCCTCCTCGACGGCGCGCGGCGGTACGACCTGCCGGTCGACTACATCCGCCATCTCGAGTCGCTCGAGCTCGCGTTCGACGAGCGGATCGGCGCGGTGCGGACCTAG
- a CDS encoding VOC family protein — protein sequence MTTTPRVTTYLCCKGAARAIDFYKQAFGATETMRLAEPGSGRIGHAEIKIGDTVLMLADEFPDFGALSPQTLGGSPVKLHLHVGDSDAVVKQAVAAGAKVIRPVADQFYGERSGTIEDPFGHQWMVSTPKENVSAAEMQRRYDAMVKG from the coding sequence ATGACGACCACCCCCCGCGTGACCACGTACCTCTGCTGCAAGGGCGCCGCGCGCGCCATCGACTTCTACAAGCAGGCCTTCGGCGCCACCGAGACGATGCGCCTCGCCGAGCCCGGAAGCGGCCGGATCGGGCACGCCGAGATCAAGATCGGCGACACGGTGCTGATGCTCGCCGACGAGTTCCCCGACTTCGGCGCCCTCAGCCCGCAGACGCTGGGTGGCTCGCCGGTGAAGCTGCACCTCCACGTCGGCGACTCGGACGCGGTCGTGAAGCAGGCCGTCGCCGCCGGCGCGAAGGTGATCCGTCCGGTCGCGGACCAGTTCTACGGTGAGCGGTCGGGCACGATCGAGGATCCGTTCGGGCACCAGTGGATGGTGTCGACCCCCAAGGAGAACGTGTCGGCCGCCGAGATGCAGCGGCGGTACGACGCGATGGTCAAGGGCTAG
- a CDS encoding beta-propeller fold lactonase family protein, whose amino-acid sequence MKNASTVLLWAALTALAGRASAIPPPLGALTQLSGLDACISDDGTGGACTDGNALAADGYGVIALSPDGKNVYSASQHGVAVLSRDPASGVLTQLPGSAGCVAEDPMATPGCTAGRGLEGATSVAVSADGRNVYLTGQNSDSVAAFSRDTSTGALTQLPGTSGCISEDGFDHPGGTAGSCVDGRGLSGVRSVQVSADGANVYVASSFGNSIAAFSRDASTGALTQLSGTDGCVSEDGFDHTGGTAGSCADGVALAGPRQITLSPDDKFAYVASNNNGAIAIFSRDAPLGALTQLPGTAGCVSASGSGGACSEGNGLTFVAHVGISPDGANAYVASGGGSGTVTIFARDPAAGTLTQLAGPAGCIAEAPAPPGCATGKALARANWAVVSPDGLSVYVVSIDPVSAVAVFSRDPADGKISQLPGTAGCVSETGTGGQCADGVALIAVSSLVVSADNATAYTRADGSSAVSAFSREVAPICANVSSLVPNGTRTMIALSCNDPNGDPITRSIVAAPMHGTLESIDEASGAVAYTPAAGFDGDDSFTFAATDGSASSATATASLTVACPAIGADGALCVLRGYPPAACKSDSIPAAIGARVDAARTVLEKAQAAAAAKARKRLLAKSRGKLKKAAKSARKAGRKGSIGPDCATAIDQLLKDAASRAR is encoded by the coding sequence ATGAAGAACGCAAGCACCGTCCTCCTTTGGGCCGCCCTCACCGCGCTCGCGGGACGCGCCTCGGCGATTCCGCCCCCGCTCGGCGCTCTCACCCAGCTCTCCGGCCTCGACGCCTGCATCTCCGACGATGGCACGGGCGGCGCCTGCACCGACGGCAACGCCCTCGCCGCCGACGGCTACGGCGTGATTGCCCTCAGCCCCGACGGCAAGAACGTGTACAGCGCATCCCAGCATGGCGTGGCCGTCCTGTCGCGCGACCCGGCGAGCGGCGTCCTCACACAGCTACCGGGTAGCGCCGGTTGCGTCGCAGAGGACCCGATGGCGACGCCTGGCTGCACGGCCGGCAGAGGCCTGGAGGGCGCGACCAGCGTGGCGGTCAGCGCCGACGGTCGGAACGTCTACCTCACTGGCCAGAACAGCGATTCGGTCGCGGCGTTCTCGCGCGACACGTCGACCGGCGCGCTGACACAGCTTCCCGGGACCAGCGGCTGCATCAGCGAGGATGGCTTCGATCACCCCGGAGGCACAGCGGGAAGCTGCGTCGACGGCAGGGGGCTCAGCGGTGTTCGTTCGGTGCAGGTCAGCGCCGACGGCGCGAACGTCTACGTCGCCTCGTCCTTCGGCAACTCGATCGCCGCGTTCTCGCGCGACGCATCGACCGGCGCGCTGACCCAGCTTTCCGGCACCGACGGCTGCGTCAGCGAAGATGGCTTCGACCACACCGGCGGCACGGCGGGGAGCTGTGCCGACGGCGTCGCGCTCGCCGGTCCCCGGCAGATCACGCTCAGCCCCGACGACAAGTTCGCGTACGTCGCCTCGAACAACAACGGCGCGATCGCGATCTTCTCGCGCGACGCTCCGCTCGGCGCGCTCACGCAGCTCCCCGGCACCGCCGGCTGCGTCAGCGCGAGCGGCAGCGGCGGAGCATGTTCCGAAGGCAACGGTCTCACCTTCGTAGCCCACGTCGGGATCAGCCCCGATGGCGCCAACGCATACGTGGCCTCCGGGGGAGGCTCCGGTACGGTCACGATCTTCGCCCGCGACCCGGCAGCCGGTACGCTGACGCAGCTCGCCGGTCCCGCCGGCTGCATCGCCGAAGCGCCGGCGCCGCCGGGATGCGCGACGGGGAAGGCGCTCGCTCGCGCGAACTGGGCCGTGGTCTCCCCCGACGGGCTGAGCGTCTACGTCGTCTCGATCGATCCAGTCAGCGCCGTGGCCGTATTCTCCCGCGATCCCGCCGACGGCAAGATCTCGCAACTCCCGGGTACCGCCGGCTGTGTCAGCGAGACTGGAACGGGCGGGCAGTGCGCCGACGGGGTCGCTCTGATCGCCGTGTCATCCCTCGTCGTGAGTGCCGACAACGCAACCGCCTACACCCGGGCGGATGGCAGCAGTGCGGTGTCGGCGTTCTCCCGGGAGGTCGCGCCGATCTGCGCGAACGTATCCTCGCTCGTCCCGAACGGGACGCGCACGATGATCGCGTTGTCGTGCAACGACCCCAACGGGGATCCCATCACGCGCTCGATCGTGGCCGCCCCCATGCACGGCACCCTCGAATCGATCGACGAGGCGTCGGGAGCCGTCGCGTACACGCCGGCTGCCGGATTCGACGGCGACGACTCGTTCACGTTCGCGGCCACGGACGGGAGTGCGAGCTCGGCAACCGCGACCGCCTCGCTCACCGTCGCCTGCCCGGCGATCGGCGCGGACGGCGCGCTGTGCGTGCTGCGCGGCTACCCGCCGGCGGCGTGCAAGAGCGACAGCATTCCGGCGGCGATCGGGGCTCGCGTCGACGCCGCGCGGACCGTGCTCGAGAAGGCGCAGGCTGCGGCCGCCGCGAAGGCGCGGAAGCGCCTGCTCGCGAAGTCGCGCGGCAAGCTGAAGAAGGCCGCGAAGTCGGCGCGCAAGGCGGGTCGCAAGGGTTCCATCGGCCCCGACTGCGCCACGGCGATCGACCAGCTGCTCAAGGACGCCGCGAGCCGCGCCCGTTGA
- a CDS encoding cupin domain-containing protein — protein sequence MGASAFDIVDTYVHLADGPEAVPVPVGPDFWATIDRRSDLHRGRLVTAYRFEPGKWNHWEMHPAGDEIVCQFSGAMDLVLEMGRDERTVELRGRSAFIIPRGVWHSAIVHAPSEALFITRGEGTEHRPA from the coding sequence ATGGGTGCGAGCGCGTTCGACATCGTCGACACCTACGTCCATCTCGCCGACGGGCCGGAGGCCGTGCCCGTCCCCGTGGGCCCCGACTTCTGGGCGACGATCGATCGACGAAGCGACCTGCACCGGGGCCGACTCGTCACGGCGTATCGCTTCGAGCCGGGTAAATGGAACCATTGGGAGATGCACCCGGCGGGCGACGAGATCGTGTGTCAGTTCTCGGGCGCGATGGACCTCGTTCTGGAGATGGGACGGGACGAGCGGACGGTCGAGCTCCGGGGACGATCCGCGTTCATCATCCCGCGCGGCGTCTGGCACTCGGCGATCGTGCACGCGCCGAGCGAGGCGCTCTTCATCACGCGCGGCGAGGGAACCGAGCACCGCCCCGCGTAG
- a CDS encoding FAD-dependent oxidoreductase, which translates to MGHVVIIGAGPAGACLAHLLASRGMRVTLLERQRDFAREFRGEVLMPSGVDALGQMGLRPILDASGTVVAEGFEVYHGARRLLAIRFGEWWPQAARPRTFSQAAFLEAVVDDAARFPGFHLERGCTVRDVLVEGGRVVGVEADTASGSHAFRADYVIGADGRASVLRKRANLDEERHPQAFDIVWCRVPLPEFMRSPVLLRGYVGTGHTAILIPSHDGRLQIAWAIEKGTFGDLRRQGIEAWIDDMAAHVSPDVGAHLRAHRGDVTAPFLLDVVCDRLVRWCAPGLLLVGDAAHPMSPVGGQGVNIALRDVVVAANHLVPLLASGATPDALDAAAARIESERLPEVATIQEIQDRAAAVVLGRQGRLFREIVLFRLLPLLSRTGLPGRLAPRLGRPFLYGTTAVRLAV; encoded by the coding sequence ATGGGGCACGTCGTCATCATCGGCGCCGGACCGGCCGGCGCGTGCCTCGCCCACCTGCTCGCCTCGCGGGGCATGCGCGTGACGCTCCTCGAGCGGCAGCGCGACTTCGCGCGCGAGTTCCGCGGCGAGGTGCTCATGCCGAGCGGCGTCGACGCGCTCGGGCAGATGGGTCTGCGCCCCATCCTCGACGCGTCGGGAACCGTGGTCGCCGAAGGATTCGAGGTGTACCACGGCGCCCGGCGCCTGCTCGCGATCCGCTTCGGTGAGTGGTGGCCGCAGGCGGCGCGCCCGCGCACCTTCTCGCAGGCGGCCTTCCTCGAAGCCGTGGTCGACGACGCCGCGCGCTTCCCGGGCTTCCACCTCGAACGCGGCTGCACGGTGCGCGACGTCCTCGTCGAGGGCGGGCGCGTGGTCGGCGTCGAGGCGGACACCGCATCGGGCTCGCACGCGTTCCGCGCCGACTACGTGATCGGCGCCGACGGCCGGGCGTCGGTGCTCCGCAAGCGCGCAAACCTGGACGAGGAGCGCCACCCGCAGGCGTTCGACATCGTCTGGTGTCGCGTCCCGCTGCCCGAGTTCATGCGCTCGCCGGTCCTCCTGCGGGGCTACGTCGGGACCGGCCACACGGCGATCCTCATCCCGTCCCACGACGGCCGGCTGCAGATCGCGTGGGCGATCGAGAAGGGCACGTTCGGCGACCTCCGCCGTCAGGGCATCGAAGCCTGGATCGACGACATGGCCGCGCACGTCTCGCCCGATGTCGGCGCTCACCTGCGCGCCCACCGCGGCGACGTGACGGCGCCCTTCCTGCTCGACGTCGTGTGCGACCGCCTCGTGCGGTGGTGCGCACCAGGTCTCCTGCTGGTCGGCGATGCGGCGCATCCGATGTCGCCGGTCGGCGGGCAGGGCGTGAACATCGCGCTGCGCGACGTCGTCGTCGCGGCGAACCACCTGGTTCCGCTGCTGGCGTCCGGCGCCACGCCGGATGCGCTCGACGCCGCCGCGGCGCGGATCGAGAGCGAGCGCCTGCCGGAGGTCGCTACGATCCAGGAGATCCAGGATCGCGCCGCGGCCGTCGTCCTCGGCCGGCAGGGCCGCCTCTTTCGCGAGATCGTCCTCTTCCGGCTGCTCCCGCTCTTGTCGCGCACGGGTCTTCCCGGTCGCCTGGCACCCCGCCTCGGACGCCCGTTCCTCTACGGGACGACGGCGGTGCGGCTCGCGGTCTAG
- a CDS encoding di-heme oxidoredictase family protein, with translation MSGRAGPVVACVIVLLGAPVARAGIVSRMSVSSAGGQVVGRSGKPGLSADGRWVAFISDAPNLVPGDGDDLIDVFVRDRLTGTTTLVSKSSAGVKGNGDSGYFFNNGAVPAVSATGRYVAFVSSATNLVPDLGLGGGGVFVHDRDADGDGVFDEPGGVTTVRVSVSSAGVPNDGWSSGPAISASGRFVSFFSSATNLVPNDTNGVIDVFVHDRDTDGDGVFDEPGAMRTTRVSVGPGGVEGNLDSFDGDSPSLSDDGRIVAFTSYASNLVPLDTNGARDVFTHDLVTGRTERVNVSSFGQQTQYLDSYNSALSADGRFVAFLTADHQLADASGYEPGYYDILVHDRVTGSTTTWTQTTPVGLRLGGSLFAPRLSADGRLIAFTVRFGNFYDDPGEAFVYVHDRIADTTTAFSIGNGDDFQHAEDREFALSTDGRAVAFESVDETFIAGDTNGTIDVFVHDCPLAVPGQTASCEPIPLSPLDATRRARFVAGAEEFTTVETLASGLGPVFNDVSCVACHNRPQVGGSSPRTVTRIGRDGPGGFDELAAVGGPIIQEHGIVDSAAGCFVPGEVVPPEATIVTHRDTPALFGLGVIDRLPDSSILRFADPDDRNGDGISGRPNMVGGRVGRFGRKAQIATLAEFAADAYLNEMGVTTPGHSSELRPQGNDPVCDGAYEPEDDGHAVVAFTDFISLLGPLQPGYALRQVKRAARPGARLFRLVGCQTCHTNKFKVLTSAPGGPRVKVVVWSDLLLHDMGPDLADGIVQGDATGSEFRTSPLWGVLWSAPYLHDGRAPTLEAAIAQHGGEATSARDRFLALPPEMQQELLTFVKSL, from the coding sequence ATGAGCGGTCGAGCAGGTCCGGTCGTGGCGTGTGTGATCGTGCTCCTCGGGGCGCCGGTCGCTCGGGCGGGCATCGTCTCCCGCATGAGCGTCTCGTCGGCGGGCGGCCAGGTGGTCGGACGGAGCGGCAAGCCGGGGCTCTCGGCCGACGGCCGCTGGGTCGCCTTCATCAGCGATGCGCCGAACCTGGTGCCCGGCGACGGCGACGATCTGATCGACGTCTTCGTGCGCGATCGCCTCACGGGAACGACGACGCTCGTCAGCAAGTCGTCGGCGGGCGTGAAGGGCAACGGGGACAGTGGCTACTTCTTCAACAACGGCGCCGTGCCCGCGGTGTCGGCGACCGGGCGCTACGTCGCGTTCGTCAGCAGCGCGACGAACCTCGTGCCCGACCTCGGTCTGGGAGGCGGCGGCGTCTTCGTCCACGATCGCGACGCCGACGGCGACGGCGTCTTCGACGAGCCCGGGGGCGTGACGACCGTGCGCGTGAGCGTCAGCTCCGCCGGCGTCCCGAACGACGGCTGGAGCTCGGGGCCCGCCATCTCGGCCAGCGGTCGCTTCGTCAGCTTCTTCAGCTCGGCGACGAACCTCGTCCCGAACGACACCAACGGCGTGATCGACGTCTTCGTGCACGATCGCGACACCGATGGCGACGGCGTCTTCGACGAGCCCGGCGCGATGCGCACGACGCGCGTCAGCGTCGGCCCCGGCGGGGTCGAGGGGAACCTCGACAGCTTCGACGGCGACTCGCCGTCGCTCTCGGACGACGGGCGGATCGTCGCCTTCACGAGCTATGCGTCGAACCTCGTTCCCCTCGACACGAACGGGGCGCGGGACGTGTTCACGCACGACCTGGTCACGGGACGAACCGAGCGCGTGAACGTCTCCTCGTTCGGCCAGCAGACCCAGTATCTCGACAGCTACAACTCCGCCCTCTCCGCCGACGGCCGCTTCGTGGCGTTCCTTACGGCCGACCACCAGCTCGCCGATGCGTCGGGCTACGAGCCGGGCTACTACGACATCCTCGTCCACGATCGCGTGACGGGCAGCACGACCACGTGGACGCAGACGACGCCGGTCGGGCTCCGCCTCGGCGGATCGCTCTTCGCGCCGCGGCTCTCGGCCGACGGACGGCTGATCGCGTTCACCGTGCGCTTCGGCAACTTCTACGACGACCCGGGCGAGGCCTTCGTCTACGTCCACGACCGCATCGCCGACACGACGACCGCCTTCTCGATCGGCAACGGCGACGACTTCCAGCACGCCGAGGATCGCGAGTTCGCCCTCTCGACCGACGGCCGCGCGGTGGCGTTCGAGAGCGTCGACGAGACGTTCATCGCCGGCGACACGAACGGGACCATCGACGTGTTCGTCCACGACTGCCCGCTCGCCGTGCCGGGCCAGACGGCCTCGTGCGAGCCCATCCCGCTGTCGCCGCTCGACGCGACCCGGCGCGCGCGCTTCGTCGCCGGCGCCGAAGAGTTCACGACGGTGGAGACGCTGGCCAGCGGTCTCGGCCCCGTGTTCAACGACGTCAGCTGCGTCGCCTGCCACAACCGGCCGCAGGTCGGCGGATCGAGCCCGCGCACCGTGACCCGCATCGGACGCGACGGCCCGGGCGGCTTCGACGAGCTCGCCGCGGTCGGCGGGCCGATCATCCAGGAGCACGGCATCGTCGACAGCGCCGCGGGCTGCTTCGTTCCGGGCGAGGTCGTTCCGCCCGAGGCGACGATCGTCACGCACCGCGACACCCCGGCGCTCTTCGGGCTGGGCGTCATCGACCGCCTGCCCGACAGCTCGATCCTGCGCTTCGCCGACCCCGACGACCGCAACGGCGACGGCATCTCGGGCCGCCCGAACATGGTCGGCGGCCGCGTCGGCCGGTTCGGGCGCAAGGCGCAGATCGCGACGCTCGCCGAGTTCGCGGCCGATGCGTACCTGAACGAGATGGGCGTGACGACGCCCGGCCACTCGAGCGAGCTCCGACCCCAGGGTAATGATCCCGTTTGCGACGGAGCGTACGAGCCCGAGGACGACGGCCACGCCGTGGTCGCGTTCACGGACTTCATCTCGCTGCTCGGGCCGCTGCAGCCCGGCTACGCGCTCCGCCAGGTGAAGCGGGCGGCCCGTCCCGGCGCACGACTCTTCCGGCTGGTCGGCTGCCAGACCTGCCACACGAACAAGTTCAAGGTGCTCACGTCCGCGCCCGGGGGGCCCCGCGTGAAGGTCGTCGTGTGGTCGGACCTCCTCCTGCACGACATGGGCCCCGACCTCGCGGACGGGATCGTGCAGGGCGACGCCACCGGAAGCGAGTTCCGAACCTCGCCCCTGTGGGGGGTCCTGTGGAGCGCCCCCTACCTCCACGACGGCCGCGCGCCGACGCTGGAGGCGGCCATCGCGCAGCACGGCGGTGAGGCGACGAGCGCGCGCGATCGCTTCCTCGCGCTACCGCCCGAGATGCAGCAGGAGCTCCTGACGTTCGTGAAGAGTCTGTGA
- a CDS encoding DUF2235 domain-containing protein, which translates to MKRIVVCCDGTWNRPDQTDDGQVCPSNVTRMALAIAPRDAQGNLQQVYYHPGVGTNWWDRAGGGAFGIGLSRNVQHAYRFLVDNYEPGDQLFFFGFSRGAYTVRSLAGLVRNCGLLRREHADLADGAYRLYRRRDKDSNPRAIEAQLFRKSYTHESHDHVVRIKCIGVWDTVGALGIPVGWLARASQLLLKLEFHDVKLSTFVDNAFQALAVDEKRPPFQPSVWEQQPDAKGQRLEQAWFAGVHTNVGGGYSDPGLSDIAFLWMKDRAGSCGLAFDQAYVDTNMRPNALGRMRDSRTGFYRLMRPFVRRIVGAGAAPTNDTIHPSVVERMLHDREYQPQNVPSLAPGDSPEMPGLEPLPVQ; encoded by the coding sequence ATGAAGCGCATCGTCGTCTGCTGCGACGGCACGTGGAACCGCCCCGACCAGACCGACGACGGGCAGGTCTGTCCGAGCAACGTCACGCGGATGGCCCTCGCGATCGCGCCCCGGGACGCGCAGGGAAATCTCCAGCAGGTCTACTATCATCCCGGCGTCGGCACGAACTGGTGGGACCGCGCGGGCGGAGGCGCCTTCGGGATCGGGCTGTCCCGGAACGTTCAGCACGCCTATCGCTTCCTCGTCGACAACTATGAGCCGGGCGACCAGCTCTTCTTCTTCGGGTTCAGCCGAGGTGCGTATACGGTGCGAAGCCTCGCCGGGCTCGTTCGCAATTGCGGCCTGCTGCGGCGCGAGCACGCCGACCTCGCCGACGGCGCGTACCGACTCTACCGGCGCCGCGACAAGGACTCGAACCCGCGCGCGATCGAGGCGCAGCTGTTCCGCAAGAGCTACACCCACGAGAGCCACGATCACGTCGTGCGCATCAAGTGCATCGGCGTCTGGGACACGGTCGGCGCACTCGGCATCCCGGTGGGCTGGCTCGCCCGGGCGAGCCAGCTCCTCCTCAAGCTCGAGTTCCACGACGTCAAGCTGAGCACGTTCGTCGACAACGCCTTCCAGGCGCTCGCCGTCGACGAGAAGCGCCCGCCGTTCCAGCCGTCGGTCTGGGAGCAGCAGCCCGATGCGAAGGGCCAACGCCTCGAGCAGGCATGGTTCGCCGGCGTGCACACGAACGTCGGCGGCGGCTACAGCGACCCCGGACTGTCCGACATCGCCTTCCTGTGGATGAAGGACCGGGCGGGCTCGTGCGGGCTGGCGTTCGATCAGGCCTACGTCGACACCAACATGCGACCCAATGCCTTGGGGAGGATGCGTGACTCGCGCACCGGCTTCTACCGGCTGATGCGACCGTTCGTCCGGCGCATCGTCGGCGCCGGGGCGGCGCCGACGAACGATACGATCCATCCGTCGGTGGTCGAGCGGATGCTGCACGATCGGGAGTATCAGCCCCAGAACGTACCATCGCTTGCGCCGGGTGACTCGCCGGAGATGCCCGGCCTGGAGCCTCTGCCGGTTCAGTAG
- a CDS encoding VOC family protein, translating into MAKKVKPIPKGYHVVTPSLNQADAAQTIEFCKKAFGAKIRMRMDSPNGKVMHAEIEIGDSVIMLNDAMQEPPQPAGIFLYVPDVDKTMAKAVKAGASVIMPAQDMFWGDRFGRVEDPSGNRWGIATHREDVPPRELKKRVAAMAAGPSA; encoded by the coding sequence ATGGCGAAGAAAGTGAAGCCGATCCCGAAGGGGTATCACGTCGTCACGCCCTCGTTGAATCAGGCGGACGCCGCGCAGACGATCGAGTTCTGCAAGAAGGCGTTCGGCGCGAAGATCCGCATGCGGATGGATTCGCCCAACGGCAAGGTGATGCACGCGGAGATCGAGATCGGCGACTCCGTCATCATGCTGAACGATGCGATGCAGGAGCCGCCGCAGCCGGCGGGCATCTTCCTGTACGTTCCCGACGTCGACAAGACGATGGCGAAGGCCGTGAAGGCCGGGGCGAGCGTCATCATGCCGGCGCAGGACATGTTCTGGGGCGACCGCTTCGGACGCGTCGAGGATCCGTCGGGCAACCGCTGGGGGATCGCCACGCATCGCGAGGACGTGCCGCCACGCGAGCTGAAGAAGCGCGTCGCGGCGATGGCGGCGGGTCCGAGCGCCTAG
- a CDS encoding methyltransferase: MSQQSAPAIPLPFQISRMVTSYWVPQALHVAAELGVADVLADGPKQSADVARAVGANPGALHRLLRALTVLEVCTQTDDGAFALTPLGACLRSDTPDSVRAWVMMVAGERVWASWGRLVDCVRTGDSVPKQNGVGAFDGIVADGEAGAVFNQSMAQLTRHLAPAVAAAYDFSGFRTIVDVGGGYGALLPPILKANPELRGAVFDLPHCRDGALALFRKTGIADRCEFVAGSFFEDTPPPADAYLVKSVIHDWDDERSIALLRTVRKSAHERSRLLVVEPIVPERMGSTPFHAMLASSDLNMMVVTGGRERTETEFRQVIEGAGFHVTRVVPTQATMSVIEATPA, translated from the coding sequence ATGTCGCAGCAGAGCGCTCCCGCGATTCCCCTGCCCTTCCAGATCTCCCGCATGGTGACGAGCTACTGGGTGCCCCAGGCCCTGCACGTGGCCGCCGAGCTCGGCGTCGCCGACGTGCTCGCCGACGGCCCCAAGCAGAGCGCCGACGTGGCGCGCGCCGTGGGGGCGAACCCCGGCGCGCTGCACCGGCTCCTGCGCGCCCTCACCGTGCTCGAGGTGTGTACGCAGACCGACGACGGCGCCTTCGCGCTGACGCCGCTCGGCGCGTGCCTGCGCTCCGACACGCCCGACTCGGTCCGCGCCTGGGTGATGATGGTCGCCGGCGAGCGCGTGTGGGCGTCGTGGGGACGCCTCGTCGACTGCGTGCGGACCGGCGACTCGGTGCCGAAGCAGAACGGCGTCGGCGCGTTCGACGGCATCGTCGCCGACGGCGAAGCGGGAGCCGTCTTCAACCAGTCCATGGCGCAGCTGACGCGCCATCTCGCACCGGCCGTCGCCGCCGCATACGACTTCTCCGGGTTCCGCACGATCGTCGACGTCGGCGGCGGCTACGGTGCGCTGCTGCCGCCGATCCTGAAGGCGAACCCCGAGCTGCGCGGCGCCGTCTTCGACCTGCCGCACTGCCGCGACGGTGCCCTCGCCCTCTTCCGGAAGACGGGCATCGCCGACCGCTGCGAGTTCGTCGCCGGAAGCTTCTTCGAGGACACGCCCCCACCTGCCGACGCCTACCTCGTGAAGAGCGTGATCCACGACTGGGACGACGAGCGCAGCATCGCCCTTCTGCGAACGGTCCGGAAGTCGGCACACGAGCGATCGCGCCTGCTCGTCGTCGAGCCGATCGTCCCCGAACGGATGGGCTCGACGCCGTTCCACGCCATGCTCGCGTCGAGCGACCTCAACATGATGGTGGTGACCGGCGGGCGCGAGCGCACCGAGACCGAGTTCCGTCAGGTGATCGAGGGCGCCGGGTTCCACGTCACCCGGGTCGTGCCGACGCAGGCCACGATGAGCGTGATCGAAGCCACCCCCGCATGA